DNA from Trichoplusia ni isolate ovarian cell line Hi5 unplaced genomic scaffold, tn1 tig00003070, whole genome shotgun sequence:
CTTGGTCTCGACTCGCGACCACGAGTATTATGAAGGATATTTATCACACCTGAGTTGGCCTGAGTTATTTGTCACTATTGTCGTACTAAGCAAGTGCGTGTTGTGCGTGCAGAGGGCCTGGTCCCGCGGCGCGAGTCCCCGCTGGTGGTGATCCTGCGCGCGGCGCCGCTGAGCGAGGGCGAGCTGCGCGACGCGGCGCTGCCGGCGCTGGGGCTGCTGCGCGCGCTGCACGCGCTGTGCCGCCACTGGCACACGCTGTACCGCGCCGCCTGCCTGCCCGACCACCGCCCGCTCGTGCCCAACGCAGAGTTCATCAACGCCAAGGTACGCACACTCActacagcagtcagggctatATCTTTCCCGAGTGCCTACTTTTGCTCATCATGTCATGTGTTTCAGCTCGCCGCTAAAGCCAACCGTCAACTCCAAGACCCACTCGTCATAATGACAGGAAATCTCCCTCCATGGCTGAAGAAAATTGCCTATGCATGGTGAGTAATCTGTCCTCTCTTACCTGGCAAGTTGCGTTTTCTtaactgtttaattaatatttgtataatattttagcCCGTTCGTATTGCCGTTCGAGTGCCGACACCTATTGTTCTACGTAGTATCGTTTGACCGCGACCGCGCGCTGCAACGCCTTCTGGAAGCAGGCGGCGAGCGCGGCGGAGGCGGCGCCGCCGGCGGGGCTGACGAGCGCGTCGCGCCGCGGCTAGACCGCCGCAAGCGCACTGTACAGCGGCACAATGTACTGAGACAGGCTGAACACGTCATGCATGAGTTCGCGCACTCCAAGGCTTTGCTGGAAATCCAATACGAAAATGAAGTGGGAACCGGTCTCGGACCCACACTCGAGTTCTACGCGCTCGTATCTCAGGAGCTGCAGCGCGCCGACCTAGATCTCTGGCACGGCAGTGAGAACTTTAAACAGAAGCCCACGTCTTTCGGCGGAGAGATCGTGAAGAGCCAGCCGCCGGTGGTGACCGACCGATCGGCGGACGCGGCGGCGCGGCTCGCGTCCTCCGTGCGGGACGCGCTCAACCTGGACGAGGAGCGCGCGCCCGAGCCCTCCGACCTCGAGAAGGAGACGTCCATCCCATCTCCCGCGCCCGACGCCACCTACGTGTCGTGGCCCTGCGGCCTGTTCCCGCAGGCTGTCGGCCGCAACGCCAGAGCCTCGCATGTATCTCGTGCTAAGGCCAAATTCCGATTCCTGGGGAAGTTCATGGCTAAAGCTGTCATGGATTCTAGGATGGTGAGTTTTTTGcccatttcattataatttattggtcTGTAAATGTTGCACAATCTTGGCTAATCAATGTCGTCGTGACGTTCAGGTGGACATTCCGCTGTCGGTGTCAATGTACCGCTGGCTGGTGAGCGAGGAGAAGTGGTTGTCTCTGAGTGACGTGCGGCACGTGGCGCCGGAGCTGTGGCGCTCTCTGTGTCGCCTGCGCCGCGTGGCCGAGCGCGCACGCGTAATCGCGCTTGACTCGCGCCAGAGCGCCGAACAGAAGACGCAACTGGTAcgataagtttttttgttttttatgatgTTAACATGGTAATCGTATCATTATGTAAACAATGCATATCTTGACTTAAAAATACAGTTCGTGCTATGATTGTTATCATAAAGCCATTATCTCACGCCTCATCGTCTTGTCGATTTTATGTAACAGATAAGTGGGCTCGAGCTGGATGGCTGTCCTATCGAGGAGCTGGGCTTGGACTTCATCCTGCCGGGCGACGGCTGCACGGAGCTGCGACGCGGCGGCCGCGACCTGCCCGTCACCGCGCACAACCTGCACAACTACATTGATCTCGTTACTCACTGGCTGCTCTATGAGGGtgaggaaataaaaaacaaattcattattatgttaCACTACATTTCTCAGACTAAATTAtactaaattgaaaattctttgcACAGGTGTGACCAAACAAATGGAAGCATTCCGCGAAGGATTCGAATCAGTATTCCCACTAGCCAACCTTAAAATATTCTACCCTGAAGAAATGGAACAAGTATTCTGTGGTAGTCCCTCTGGTAAGATACCaaactttatgaaaatatatttattttattctgtaagtaaatgcgtgctaatgtttttttttgttcgtgtAGGAGGGCGTGACCAGCGCTGGGAGCCGCGCATGCTCGCCGAGTGCATCCGCCCCGACCACGGGTACAACGCCGAGTCGCGCGCAATACGCATGCTCATCGACATATTAGCCTCATATAACCGCGAGGAGCAGCGTCTATTCTTGCAATTCGTGACCGGAAGCCCGAGGTTGCCCACTGGAGGTAA
Protein-coding regions in this window:
- the LOC113507703 gene encoding E3 ubiquitin-protein ligase TRIP12-like, with amino-acid sequence ICHYCRTKQVRVVRAEGLVPRRESPLVVILRAAPLSEGELRDAALPALGLLRALHALCRHWHTLYRAACLPDHRPLVPNAEFINAKLAAKANRQLQDPLVIMTGNLPPWLKKIAYACPFVLPFECRHLLFYVVSFDRDRALQRLLEAGGERGGGGAAGGADERVAPRLDRRKRTVQRHNVLRQAEHVMHEFAHSKALLEIQYENEVGTGLGPTLEFYALVSQELQRADLDLWHGSENFKQKPTSFGGEIVKSQPPVVTDRSADAAARLASSVRDALNLDEERAPEPSDLEKETSIPSPAPDATYVSWPCGLFPQAVGRNARASHVSRAKAKFRFLGKFMAKAVMDSRMVDIPLSVSMYRWLVSEEKWLSLSDVRHVAPELWRSLCRLRRVAERARVIALDSRQSAEQKTQLISGLELDGCPIEELGLDFILPGDGCTELRRGGRDLPVTAHNLHNYIDLVTHWLLYEGVTKQMEAFREGFESVFPLANLKIFYPEEMEQVFCGSPSGGRDQRWEPRMLAECIRPDHGYNAESRAIRMLIDILASYNREEQRLFLQFVTGSPRLPTGGFKALNPPLTVVRKSLESSLDPDEYLPSVMTCVNYLKLPDYTSAEVMRGKLRLAASEGQHSFHLS